The Medicago truncatula cultivar Jemalong A17 chromosome 4, MtrunA17r5.0-ANR, whole genome shotgun sequence genome includes a region encoding these proteins:
- the LOC25493324 gene encoding probable U3 small nucleolar RNA-associated protein 11, with amino-acid sequence MSSLRNAVPRPAHKERPQPSSRKKFGILEKHKDYVERAKAFHVKEDTLRVLREKAANRNEDEFYFKMVNSKTVDGVHRPVNEDNKYTQDELILMKTQDMGYVLQKLQSEKKKVEKLSANLHLIDHKPANKHVYFAEDREEAKELKQQLSKRKVPSTSDNIPDNLKRKTERSYKELEARKARVSQLEKVYMDMALKKELQKNGRKRKLREEEIVNPTGRPVYKWRAERKR; translated from the exons ATGTCTTCTCTGAGAAACGCCGTTCCCAGACCTGCTCACAAAGAGCGTCCTCAACC GTCTTCGAGGAAGAAATTCGGGATACTTGAAAAGCATAAAGACTATGTCGAACGTGCTAAAGCCTTTCATGTGAAAGAAGACACTTTACGG GTACTTAGGGAAAAAGCTGCTAATAGAAACGAGGATGAGTTTTATTTTAAGATGGTTAATTCAAAAACTGTTGATGGAGTTCATAGACCAGT GAATGAGGATAACAAGTATACTCAAGATGAACTTATATTGATGAAGACACAGGATATGGGATATGTTCTTCAAAAGCTTCAAAGTGAGAAAAAG AAAGTTGAAAAGCTATCTGCCAATTTGCACTTGATTGATCATAAGCCAGCGAACAAGCATGTTTACTTTGCTGAGGACAG GGAAGAGGCTAAAGAGTTAAAGCAACAACTGTCAAAAAGAAAAGTTCCATCCACTTCTGACAATATTCCTGATAATCTTAAAAG GAAAACAGAACGATCTTACAAAGAGTTGGAAGCAAGGAAAGCTAGAGTCAGCCAGCTAGAGAAAGTCTACATGGATATGGCATTGAAGAAGGAGTTGCAG AAAAATGGTAGGAAGCGCAAACTTCGCGAAGAAGAAATCGTCAACCCAACCGGTAGACCGGTATACAAATGGCGTGCTGAAAGAAAGCGCTGA